One genomic region from Xenopus laevis strain J_2021 chromosome 2L, Xenopus_laevis_v10.1, whole genome shotgun sequence encodes:
- the nyx.L gene encoding nyctalopin: protein MGIGMFAKILNALLFVQPIYAIWACYRSCPSNCVCTEERSCSVLCDRIGLPEIPKEFPCEASFINLDKNNIKFLYERAFGTLPLLKGLSLSHNNISFITPGAFKGLPNLMELKMAHNDYIRYLHTRTFSVLKKLVKLDLADCNLFNIPDRIFVELPSLHELIFFQNNFRRIPGAIRGMENLTHIYLESNRIEAVAYNSLQDLINLKYLNLQDNKINVIHDRSFQDCQKMEYLYLNDNLLDVLPENSFKGLKRLKMLNMGGNFIRNVSSAWFQDLVELEVLYLDRNKISYIEEGAFENLTSLVTLHLNSNNLTTLPFEVFRPVYFLGRLFLFRNPWECDCRIKWLQDWMDNYKLVRDVPCTAPELVAGMDLSSIMFKKSQDGICLDPTDENFTYFVPLPTDGLQSTMETKLSSLISLLLLPRGNYEDPGNITDSLYNATLPDGKNNASLCLSVQVITYILCFVLTEGFLLL from the coding sequence CTTTGCTTTTTGTGCAACCAATTTATGCCATTTGGGCATGTTACCGCTCCTGCCCATCAAACTGTGTTTGTACTGAGGAAAGAAGCTGCTCGGTTTTATGTGATCGGATTGGACTCCCAGAGATCCCTAAGGAATTCCCTTGTGAAGCTTCCTTTATTAACCTTGACAAAAACAACATCAAATTTCTATATGAAAGAGCATTTGGGACTCTGCCTTTATTGAAAGGGCTCTCGCTGAGTCACAACAACATATCCTTCATCACTCCAGGGGCTTTCAAAGGACTTCCTAACCTGATGGAGCTGAAAATGGCACATAATGATTACATTCGCTATTTGCACACTCGAACATTCTCAGTTCTGAAGAAGCTTGTTAAACTTGACCTAGCCGACTGCAACCTTTTCAACATCCCAGACAGAATTTTTGTGGAACTCCCTTCTCTTCACGAGCTtatcttttttcaaaataatttccgaAGAATACCAGGTGCTATCAGGGGAATGGAGAATTTAACTCATATTTACCTGGAAAGCAACAGAATCGAAGCTGTGGCCTATAATTCTCTCCAAGACTTAATCAACCTAAAGTATCTTAACCTTCAAGACAATAAAATTAATGTAATACACGACAGGTCTTTCCAAGACTGCCAAAAAATGGAATATCTCTATCTTAACGACAACTTATTGGATGTGTTACCGGAAAATTCTTTCAAAGGCTTAAAGCGCTTGAAGATGCTTAACATGGGTGGAAATTTTATAAGGAATGTGTCAAGTGCGTGGTTTCAGGATTTAGTAGAACTAGAGGTTCTCTATCTTGACCGGAACAAAATAAGTTACATTGAAGAAGGGGCCTTTGAAAATCTCACTAGCTTGGTAACATTGCATCTGAACAGCAACAATCTAACCACTTTACCATTTGAAGTTTTTAGACCGGTTTATTTTTTGGGTAGACTTTTTCTCTTTAGGAATCCCTGGGAATGTGACTGCAGGATAAAATGGTTACAAGACTGGATGGATAACTATAAGCTTGTCCGCGATGTACCCTGCACAGCCCCAGAATTGGTGGCAGGCATGGACCTGAGTAGTATAATGTTTAAGAAGTCACAGGATGGAATTTGTTTGGACCCAACTGACGAAAACTTTACATATTTTGTCCCACTCCCTACAGATGGTCTTCAGTCAACTATGGAAACCAAACTAAGCAGTCTTATCTCACTCCTCCTACTACCAAGAGGAAATTATGAAGATCCTGGGAATATAACAGATTCTTTATACAATGCAACATTACCTGATGGGAAGAACAATGCATCTCTATGTCTTTCAGTGCAAGTAATAACCTACATACTGTGCTTTGTTCTAACTGAAGGCTTTCTGCTGCTCTAA